In Leifsonia sp. ZF2019, a genomic segment contains:
- a CDS encoding TetR/AcrR family transcriptional regulator, whose product MGRTPDPTRKPELLSRIMEHVATEPLSRMTFRSLATALGVSTYSFVYHFGSRQEMIDAILEEGVRQQNESQVGFDIVSFDRTQLRDWYRQAFRHSLRESNRTGLRLQFEAGVLEPIDPDLGTRIGTAFSEWRDTVRAWLRKQGVDTRRSGVLAHGLVDTAAGLQFGFLLSDDRTATVAAFDLFLDLFLREALGD is encoded by the coding sequence GTGGGACGCACACCTGATCCGACGCGCAAGCCGGAGCTGCTGAGCCGCATCATGGAGCATGTGGCCACCGAGCCGCTGTCCCGCATGACCTTCCGCAGCCTGGCCACCGCGCTGGGCGTCAGCACCTATTCGTTCGTCTACCACTTCGGCTCCCGGCAGGAGATGATCGACGCCATCCTCGAGGAGGGTGTGCGACAGCAGAACGAGTCGCAGGTCGGCTTCGACATCGTGTCATTCGATCGGACGCAATTGCGCGACTGGTACCGCCAGGCGTTCCGTCACTCGCTCCGCGAGAGCAACCGCACCGGACTGCGCCTGCAGTTCGAGGCCGGGGTGCTCGAGCCGATCGACCCCGACCTCGGCACCCGGATCGGTACCGCCTTCAGCGAGTGGCGCGACACCGTTCGCGCGTGGCTGCGAAAGCAGGGCGTCGACACGCGCCGATCCGGCGTCCTGGCGCACGGGCTCGTGGACACGGCCGCGGGACTCCAGTTCGGCTTCCTGCTCAGTGACGACCGCACCGCGACGGTCGCCGCTTTCGACCTGTTCCTCGACCTGTTCCTGCGCGAGGCGCTGGGCGACTAG